One window of Campylobacter avium LMG 24591 genomic DNA carries:
- a CDS encoding ABC transporter substrate-binding protein, whose protein sequence is MRKILLLSALLASALLAKDVNIGVIMPLSGSTAAYGQAALEGIKLANEMKNKLPNGDTVKIVVLDTKGDKIESSNAAQRLISQDKAIGLIGEMLSANTLQIMSVAEENKVPLIAPAATGDKILNNKKYSSRVCFMDSFQGSSLAKYASDTLKYKSAVIVSDQSADYSLGLSRAFEKEFTAKGGKVLKKLRISSGDKDYKAVISQIQKLNPDFIYMPVYYTEAALFVRQARLAGLKTPMGSADGVADDTFIKLAEQAAENHIFTDSFDYTNPPTKLSKDFIAQYQKSKKTKEVPNFTAMGADAYFVMFEAMQKCASSLTSECVNNEIHKTTNFNGVSGIINIDKSGNATRSLVVKQIQNQKQVYKDSINP, encoded by the coding sequence TAGCAAAGGATGTAAATATAGGTGTGATTATGCCTTTAAGTGGCTCTACGGCTGCTTACGGTCAGGCTGCACTTGAGGGGATTAAACTAGCAAATGAAATGAAAAATAAACTTCCAAACGGCGATACCGTTAAGATTGTCGTGCTTGATACAAAGGGCGATAAGATAGAATCAAGCAACGCAGCACAAAGGCTTATCTCCCAAGATAAAGCCATCGGATTAATAGGCGAAATGCTAAGTGCAAACACCTTGCAAATCATGAGCGTTGCAGAGGAAAACAAGGTGCCTTTAATAGCTCCAGCCGCAACCGGAGATAAAATTTTAAATAACAAAAAATACTCAAGCAGAGTTTGCTTCATGGATAGTTTTCAAGGCTCATCCTTGGCAAAATATGCAAGCGATACCCTAAAATACAAGAGTGCGGTTATAGTAAGTGACCAAAGTGCTGATTATTCTTTAGGTCTTTCTAGAGCCTTTGAAAAGGAATTTACGGCTAAAGGCGGCAAGGTGCTTAAAAAGCTTAGGATAAGCTCAGGCGATAAGGACTATAAGGCTGTGATTTCTCAAATTCAAAAGCTAAATCCGGACTTTATTTATATGCCGGTGTATTACACAGAGGCGGCTTTGTTTGTGAGACAAGCACGCTTAGCAGGGCTTAAAACTCCTATGGGCTCGGCTGATGGCGTGGCTGATGATACCTTTATAAAATTAGCTGAACAAGCGGCTGAAAATCACATCTTTACAGATAGTTTCGATTATACAAACCCGCCAACTAAGCTTAGCAAGGACTTTATAGCACAGTATCAAAAAAGCAAGAAAACAAAAGAGGTGCCAAATTTCACGGCTATGGGAGCTGACGCGTATTTTGTGATGTTTGAAGCTATGCAAAAATGCGCCTCCTCTTTAACAAGCGAGTGTGTTAATAATGAAATTCACAAAACTACGAATTTCAACGGCGTTTCAGGTATAATCAACATAGATAAAAGCGGCAACGCTACAAGGTCTTTGGTTGTAAAACAAATTCAAAATCAAAAGCAAGTTTATAAAGACAGCATAAACCCTTAG
- a CDS encoding branched-chain amino acid ABC transporter permease, protein MDLQQVINGLSLGSMYALIAIGYTMVYGVLRLINFAHGEIMMIGAYCCLFCVSAMNVPFLGAISLAMIFAACIGIAMDKIAYKPLRKAPKISLLITAIGMSFFIQNLFNVCFGSTPRLFPVPPYLEQVIQIGSLNISLATLCVPILTILILAILLFVLYKMKYGVAIRALAFDIHTVNLMGIDANKIIALVFALGSALAAIGGIFWVVNYPSLDPNMGVLIGLKAFAAAVLGGIGSVVGAVLGGLIIGFTEVVAVALFPDFAGFKDAFAFIFLVFILLFKPSGILGINYERSRF, encoded by the coding sequence ATGGATTTACAACAAGTTATAAACGGTCTTTCCTTAGGTTCTATGTATGCACTCATAGCCATAGGTTACACTATGGTTTATGGGGTGCTAAGGCTCATAAATTTCGCTCATGGTGAAATCATGATGATAGGTGCTTACTGCTGTTTGTTCTGCGTAAGTGCTATGAATGTGCCTTTTTTGGGTGCAATTTCTTTGGCCATGATTTTTGCGGCTTGTATCGGTATAGCTATGGATAAGATAGCGTATAAGCCCCTTAGAAAAGCGCCTAAAATTTCTTTGCTAATCACAGCCATTGGCATGAGTTTTTTCATACAAAATTTATTTAATGTGTGCTTTGGTTCCACGCCTAGGCTTTTTCCTGTTCCGCCTTATTTAGAACAAGTTATACAAATAGGCTCTTTAAATATCAGCCTTGCCACGCTTTGCGTGCCTATCTTAACTATCTTAATCCTAGCCATCTTGCTTTTCGTGCTTTATAAGATGAAATACGGCGTGGCCATCCGTGCCTTAGCCTTTGATATACACACTGTAAATTTAATGGGAATTGACGCAAATAAAATCATAGCCCTTGTTTTTGCTTTGGGCTCGGCTTTGGCGGCTATTGGGGGGATTTTTTGGGTTGTGAATTATCCCTCATTAGACCCTAATATGGGAGTGTTAATAGGGCTTAAAGCCTTTGCTGCCGCTGTTTTGGGCGGGATTGGCTCTGTTGTTGGTGCGGTTTTAGGCGGACTTATCATAGGCTTTACTGAGGTTGTGGCTGTGGCATTGTTCCCTGATTTTGCCGGGTTTAAAGACGCTTTTGCCTTTATATTTTTAGTATTTATTTTACTTTTCAAACCTAGTGGAATTTTAGGAATAAATTATGAAAGAAGTAGATTTTAA
- a CDS encoding branched-chain amino acid ABC transporter permease, protein MTVNKAYHLAFLFIALAFVFLSPYFFSDYGMRILNNIAIFIILAVSYNLINGVTGQFSLEPNGFVAVGAYATAIMLLSADDKISQFALEDPSSLILALYTGNFFIALLMGGLCALALSLVLSFAVFRVRGDYLAIVTLGFGIIIKLVAINFPSFTNGSLGLVDIPKHSNIYVTGIFAILAVILILNLVYSKYGRAMRAIRDDEDAASAMGINTFWTKTLAFGTSAFLEGVGGGLLVCLLTTVSPEQFEFLLTFQLLIIIVLGGLGSTTGAIIGTVLVLGGTEWLRFLDEPMNIFGYESEAMPGLRMVVFSLILILIMLFARKGIMGDKELLDLLKIKRKKSDTKS, encoded by the coding sequence ATGACTGTTAATAAAGCTTATCATTTAGCCTTTTTATTTATAGCCTTAGCCTTTGTGTTTTTATCTCCTTATTTTTTTAGCGATTATGGCATGCGAATTTTAAACAATATCGCGATTTTTATAATCCTAGCCGTTTCTTATAACCTCATAAACGGCGTTACAGGGCAGTTTAGCCTAGAACCTAACGGCTTTGTGGCTGTTGGGGCTTACGCTACTGCTATCATGCTTTTAAGTGCTGATGATAAAATTTCACAATTTGCCTTAGAAGACCCTAGCTCTTTAATACTTGCACTTTATACGGGCAATTTTTTCATAGCACTTTTAATGGGCGGCCTTTGCGCCTTGGCTCTTTCTTTGGTGCTTTCTTTTGCGGTGTTTAGGGTAAGAGGGGATTACTTAGCTATAGTTACTCTTGGCTTTGGCATTATCATAAAGCTTGTTGCTATAAATTTTCCTTCCTTTACTAATGGTTCTTTGGGGCTTGTCGATATACCAAAGCATTCTAACATCTATGTTACAGGCATTTTTGCCATACTTGCTGTGATTTTAATACTGAATTTGGTGTATTCTAAATACGGTCGTGCGATGAGGGCGATTAGAGATGATGAGGACGCGGCCTCTGCCATGGGCATTAATACCTTTTGGACCAAGACTTTAGCCTTTGGAACCTCAGCTTTTTTAGAAGGTGTTGGAGGCGGCTTGCTAGTTTGTCTTTTAACCACTGTTTCGCCAGAGCAATTTGAGTTTTTACTAACCTTTCAGCTTTTAATAATCATAGTTTTAGGCGGTCTTGGCTCTACAACAGGAGCTATCATAGGAACTGTTTTGGTGCTTGGGGGTACGGAGTGGCTTAGATTTTTAGATGAACCTATGAATATCTTTGGCTATGAAAGCGAGGCAATGCCGGGTCTTAGAATGGTTGTTTTTTCTTTAATACTAATCCTTATAATGCTTTTTGCAAGAAAGGGCATTATGGGAGATAAGGAGCTTTTAGACTTGCTTAAAATCAAAAGGAAAAAAAGTGATACTAAGTCTTAA
- a CDS encoding ABC transporter ATP-binding protein yields MILSLKNITKNFGGVKAISDTSFSINEGEIYAIIGPNGAGKTTLFNIITGNYKPSSGEVLFKDKRIDKLKAHKIVHLGIARTFQNIRLFSSMTVLENVLIGLNSSIKYSLLEAFLHLGRFRKSENLAKNRCLELLKELDIEHLAYEKATSLSYGQQRKVEIARALATNPTLLLLDEPVAGMNAAESDELASLIFRLRDKYKLSVLLIEHDMKFVNTLCDKVLVLDYGKVIFEGKIEEAVLNKEVIAAYLGDIEQLEK; encoded by the coding sequence GTGATACTAAGTCTTAAAAATATCACGAAAAATTTTGGCGGAGTAAAGGCTATCAGCGATACTTCCTTTTCTATAAATGAGGGCGAAATTTACGCTATCATAGGCCCAAATGGTGCTGGAAAAACAACTCTTTTTAATATAATCACAGGAAATTACAAGCCAAGTTCTGGTGAGGTTTTATTTAAAGACAAAAGAATTGACAAGCTAAAGGCGCATAAAATAGTACATCTTGGCATAGCAAGAACCTTTCAAAATATAAGATTGTTTTCATCCATGACCGTGCTTGAAAATGTCTTGATAGGCCTTAATAGCAGCATAAAATACAGCTTATTAGAAGCCTTTTTGCACTTAGGGCGTTTTAGGAAAAGCGAGAATTTAGCTAAAAATAGGTGTTTAGAGCTTTTAAAAGAGCTTGACATAGAGCATTTGGCCTATGAAAAGGCAACTTCACTTAGCTACGGCCAGCAAAGAAAGGTGGAAATAGCAAGAGCTTTGGCCACAAACCCTACCTTGTTGTTGCTTGATGAGCCTGTTGCTGGCATGAACGCAGCTGAAAGCGATGAATTAGCAAGTCTTATATTTAGGCTAAGAGATAAATATAAACTAAGCGTTTTGCTAATAGAACATGATATGAAATTTGTGAATACTTTGTGCGATAAGGTTTTAGTGCTAGATTATGGCAAGGTAATTTTTGAAGGCAAGATAGAAGAAGCTGTGCTTAATAAAGAAGTGATAGCAGCCTATCTTGGCGACATAGAGCAGTTGGAGAAATAG
- a CDS encoding ABC transporter ATP-binding protein, which yields MLVVKDLHVYYNLVEAVKGISFEIKTGQIVSLIGSNGAGKTSTLNALLNCVKRKGEISFLGYDTKRHLPHTLVQKGIALVPEGRRVFINLTVEENLKIGAFNNDENYEHLKEQMYKIFPRLKLKRNALAGTLSGGEAQMLAISRALMSEPKLLMLDEPSLGLAPKIVSEVFQTIMRLKEEGITILLVEQNAYLALKISDYAYVLENGKISMQDESSKLIGNDEIRKKYLGL from the coding sequence GTGTTAGTAGTTAAAGATTTGCATGTGTATTATAACTTGGTAGAAGCTGTTAAGGGCATTAGCTTTGAGATAAAAACGGGACAAATAGTTAGTTTGATTGGTTCAAATGGAGCCGGCAAAACCTCTACGCTAAATGCCTTGCTAAACTGCGTGAAAAGAAAGGGCGAGATAAGCTTTCTAGGCTATGACACTAAAAGACATTTGCCCCACACCTTAGTGCAAAAAGGCATAGCCTTGGTACCTGAGGGTAGGAGAGTGTTTATAAATTTAACTGTTGAGGAGAATTTAAAAATCGGTGCTTTTAATAACGATGAAAATTACGAGCATTTAAAGGAACAAATGTATAAAATTTTTCCTAGATTAAAACTTAAGAGAAACGCCCTGGCAGGAACTCTAAGCGGAGGCGAGGCGCAAATGCTTGCTATTTCAAGAGCCTTAATGAGCGAACCAAAGCTTTTGATGCTTGATGAACCAAGCCTAGGACTTGCACCAAAGATAGTAAGCGAGGTATTTCAAACCATAATGAGACTTAAGGAGGAGGGCATTACCATACTTTTGGTTGAGCAAAATGCCTATTTAGCCCTCAAGATAAGCGATTATGCTTATGTTTTGGAAAATGGCAAGATTAGTATGCAAGATGAGTCCTCTAAATTAATAGGCAATGATGAGATACGCAAAAAATACTTAGGCTTGTAG
- the ccsA gene encoding cytochrome c biogenesis protein, translating to MRKVLYSVGSLSVSIILFLLFALFCALATFIESSYGTPTAWAMVYGTLYFGFIQLLLGINLVCAIFRYKMIDKNKIPMLIFHISFLFILLGSIFTRYMGFEGLMHIRENAESSVIESSKSFVKIAALTGQNEVVSTQSQEDMALLPFANDFELKLDVNGEVAKLSYKNLLLGASEVFVEDENASALLSLVINLNGEAQQVLLGKGDVKNIGGVSFVFMGDEALYKDLKNTPYVSIDENLQLSSNKNLKFLSMASGEQDVLLAGQKADSSQKRLYDMQALNFVVKYASKHARMDLKGLNRQQDENFASWLKSISLEALRTLLVSTFGEPNRWQNSFLLKFKDFAMSKDYQALKLKDNDINALLLELEFRGEKTQFYVLEHAKPLGLELANQVFFISWGTHLQKLDFSIYLKDFILERYSGSMSPKSYESLVEVRNGDEKFEARIFMNNVLDYEGYRFYQSSYDQDEQGTILSVNQDPGKLTTYIGYTLLFLGMFLNLLNPKSRFRTLARLVSKDSLKYGVKSLAIVVFLSFFASKLNASELPVIDETHSQRLGALVVQKLNGRMSPFDTVSKEILEKLHKNITYKGMDSNAVVLSMIMNSKAWSEEKLIAMPKDKNVRKELAKLLNIEEKPYISFLDFFDENQQYKLAKYVENANRKAPNARTVYDKEIIKLDERANILNLTLLGELFRFLPKQDDENDTWLTSYEILTKTKDQERQSAVVLLDNYFTAVKQALENGNWEEANKALDDMSAYQSKYSAHIMPSKSKIYTELFINESQIFVKLTPVYLFAGLLLLLILIIKMLNSKLNISLAFKAVYIVNIIAFVIHTAGLVIRAYLAEHAPWSNAYESMIYIAWALALSGIFFSKKSPISLALTAILSGIVLWVAHLSEMDPQITNIVPVLDSYWLVIHVSVITASYGFLGLCALLGIFTLILFCFMKEGSKHNENIARNILEATRINEMAMILGLCLLTVGNFLGAIWANESWGRYWSWDSKETWSLISILIYAAILHIRMIPSLTSQYNFALCSIFAYWSIIMTYFGVNYFLVGMHSYAAGEATQIPSYVYYGFTAMLVLGIVSYRKRHFAKRL from the coding sequence ATGAGAAAAGTATTGTATTCTGTTGGAAGCCTTAGTGTTTCGATAATTTTATTTTTACTGTTTGCACTGTTTTGTGCTTTGGCCACTTTTATAGAGAGTTCTTATGGAACGCCAACCGCTTGGGCTATGGTGTATGGGACGCTTTATTTTGGTTTTATACAGCTACTTTTGGGCATAAATTTAGTATGCGCTATCTTTAGATACAAGATGATAGATAAGAACAAAATTCCTATGCTAATCTTTCACATCTCTTTTTTATTTATCTTGCTTGGTTCGATTTTCACTAGATATATGGGTTTTGAAGGGCTTATGCACATAAGGGAAAATGCCGAAAGTTCTGTAATCGAAAGCTCAAAATCTTTCGTAAAAATCGCAGCATTAACAGGGCAAAATGAGGTTGTAAGCACGCAAAGCCAGGAGGACATGGCGCTTTTACCTTTTGCCAATGACTTTGAACTAAAACTTGATGTAAATGGCGAAGTAGCAAAGCTTTCTTACAAGAATTTGCTTTTAGGAGCAAGCGAAGTTTTCGTAGAGGATGAGAATGCTAGCGCTTTATTATCTTTGGTGATAAATTTAAACGGCGAGGCGCAGCAAGTTTTACTAGGCAAGGGCGATGTTAAAAATATAGGAGGCGTGAGCTTTGTTTTTATGGGTGATGAGGCCTTATACAAGGATTTGAAAAACACACCTTATGTTAGTATAGATGAAAATTTACAGCTAAGTTCTAATAAAAACTTGAAATTTCTTAGTATGGCGAGCGGCGAACAAGATGTGCTTTTAGCCGGGCAAAAGGCTGATAGCTCGCAAAAAAGGCTGTATGACATGCAGGCTTTAAATTTCGTCGTCAAATACGCTTCCAAGCACGCTAGAATGGACTTAAAAGGCCTAAACAGACAGCAAGATGAAAATTTTGCTTCCTGGCTAAAAAGTATTTCTTTAGAGGCTCTTAGAACCCTGCTGGTATCCACCTTTGGAGAGCCTAATAGGTGGCAAAATTCATTTTTGTTAAAATTCAAAGACTTTGCGATGAGTAAGGATTATCAGGCTTTAAAATTAAAAGATAATGATATAAATGCCTTGCTTTTGGAGCTTGAATTTAGAGGTGAAAAGACCCAATTTTATGTCCTAGAGCACGCAAAGCCTTTGGGCTTAGAGCTTGCAAATCAAGTATTTTTCATATCTTGGGGCACTCATTTGCAAAAGCTTGATTTTTCCATATATTTGAAAGATTTTATCTTAGAAAGGTATTCTGGTTCTATGTCGCCTAAGTCTTATGAAAGCTTGGTTGAGGTAAGAAACGGTGATGAAAAATTTGAGGCTAGGATCTTTATGAATAATGTTTTAGACTATGAAGGATACAGATTTTATCAAAGTTCGTATGACCAAGATGAGCAAGGAACAATCTTATCTGTAAATCAGGACCCTGGCAAACTCACTACATATATAGGATATACTTTGTTATTTTTGGGGATGTTTTTGAATTTATTAAATCCTAAGTCAAGATTTAGAACCTTAGCAAGATTAGTTAGCAAGGATTCCCTAAAATACGGCGTGAAATCCTTAGCCATCGTTGTTTTTCTAAGTTTTTTTGCTTCTAAATTAAATGCAAGCGAACTTCCTGTTATAGATGAAACGCATAGTCAAAGACTTGGTGCCTTGGTGGTGCAAAAGCTAAATGGCAGGATGAGCCCTTTTGATACTGTGTCTAAGGAAATTTTAGAAAAACTGCATAAAAATATCACCTATAAGGGCATGGATTCTAACGCTGTGGTGCTTTCTATGATTATGAATTCAAAGGCTTGGAGCGAGGAAAAGCTAATCGCAATGCCAAAAGATAAGAATGTGCGAAAAGAGCTTGCAAAGCTTTTAAACATAGAGGAAAAGCCTTATATAAGCTTTTTAGATTTTTTTGATGAAAATCAGCAATACAAACTTGCAAAATATGTGGAAAACGCAAACAGAAAAGCACCAAATGCTAGAACTGTGTATGATAAAGAGATTATCAAGCTTGATGAGAGGGCAAATATCTTAAATTTAACTCTTTTAGGAGAGCTTTTTAGGTTCCTACCAAAGCAAGATGATGAGAACGATACTTGGCTTACAAGCTATGAAATTCTCACCAAAACAAAGGATCAAGAAAGACAAAGTGCTGTTGTTTTGCTTGATAATTATTTTACTGCCGTAAAACAAGCCCTAGAAAATGGCAATTGGGAGGAAGCAAACAAGGCCCTTGATGATATGAGTGCATATCAAAGCAAGTATTCTGCTCATATAATGCCAAGTAAGAGCAAAATTTATACAGAGCTTTTTATAAATGAAAGTCAAATTTTTGTTAAATTAACGCCTGTTTATCTTTTTGCTGGCCTTTTGCTCTTGCTGATACTTATAATAAAAATGCTAAATTCAAAGCTAAATATATCCTTGGCTTTTAAAGCAGTTTATATAGTAAATATCATAGCCTTTGTTATACATACTGCTGGTTTGGTGATTAGAGCTTATTTGGCCGAGCACGCACCTTGGAGTAATGCTTATGAGAGCATGATTTACATAGCTTGGGCTTTGGCTTTAAGTGGAATTTTCTTTTCCAAAAAAAGCCCTATATCGCTAGCATTAACTGCTATTTTATCAGGTATTGTGCTTTGGGTGGCACATTTAAGTGAAATGGACCCACAAATTACAAATATAGTCCCCGTGCTTGATTCTTATTGGTTAGTTATACATGTTTCAGTAATCACTGCTAGTTATGGATTTTTAGGACTTTGTGCCTTGCTTGGAATTTTTACTTTGATACTGTTTTGTTTCATGAAAGAAGGCTCAAAGCACAATGAGAATATAGCCAGAAACATTCTTGAAGCCACAAGGATTAACGAAATGGCTATGATTTTAGGGCTTTGTTTGCTAACAGTTGGAAATTTCTTGGGTGCGATTTGGGCGAATGAAAGCTGGGGTAGGTATTGGAGCTGGGATTCAAAAGAAACTTGGTCTTTAATTAGCATTTTAATTTACGCTGCAATCTTGCACATAAGGATGATTCCAAGCCTAACAAGTCAGTATAATTTCGCACTTTGTTCGATATTTGCTTATTGGTCTATCATCATGACTTATTTTGGGGTGAATTATTTTCTAGTTGGAATGCACTCTTACGCAGCCGGTGAGGCTACTCAAATTCCAAGTTATGTTTATTATGGTTTTACTGCTATGCTTGTTTTAGGCATTGTTTCATATAGAAAAAGGCATTTTGCTAAAAGATTGTAA
- a CDS encoding sigma-54-dependent transcriptional regulator has protein sequence MNIVIVEDDINMRKSLEIALAEFDEFKIKTYKSATEALKKLDDNTDLIITDINMPGIDGIEFVKACENKYEFIIITGNATLNRAIEAVRLGVKDFLTKPFDIQTLVQAIKRVKLIREKSTDKKSAKINKNNDFFANSPALEQALKLSLKVAQTDASVMFFGESGVGKELFANYIHKNSKRASKPFVAINMAAIPSNLIESELFGFEKGAFTDANTTKQGLFELANEGTLFLDEIGEMPFEIQAKLLRALQEREITRLGGTKSIKINVRIISATNANIEEKIKNNEFRSDLYYRLNTVPIQIPPLRQRKEEILEIAQRVLEDTCKEYDFAKKSISKEAKEALLDYDYPGNIRELISIVQRACILSEVDEISSDDLFLESRKIKDIKDMEKDLLVEVLASVDNDLSKACELLGLSKNKLEEKIKKYKLN, from the coding sequence ATGAATATAGTTATAGTAGAAGATGATATCAATATGCGAAAATCGCTAGAAATAGCCCTGGCTGAATTTGATGAATTTAAAATAAAAACTTACAAATCAGCCACCGAAGCCTTAAAAAAGCTAGATGATAATACAGATTTGATAATCACTGATATAAACATGCCTGGAATTGACGGCATAGAATTTGTTAAGGCTTGCGAGAATAAATATGAGTTTATCATCATCACAGGAAATGCTACCTTAAACAGAGCCATAGAGGCCGTGAGATTAGGCGTTAAAGACTTTCTTACTAAGCCCTTTGACATACAAACCTTGGTTCAAGCGATAAAAAGGGTTAAGCTTATAAGAGAAAAAAGCACAGATAAAAAAAGTGCTAAGATAAACAAAAATAATGACTTTTTCGCAAATTCGCCGGCATTAGAACAAGCCTTAAAATTATCCTTAAAAGTAGCACAAACAGATGCTTCTGTGATGTTTTTTGGAGAAAGTGGTGTTGGCAAGGAGCTTTTTGCAAATTATATTCATAAGAATTCAAAAAGAGCTTCTAAGCCCTTTGTAGCAATAAATATGGCAGCTATACCTTCAAATTTGATAGAAAGTGAACTTTTTGGCTTTGAAAAGGGAGCTTTTACAGATGCTAATACCACAAAACAAGGGTTGTTCGAGCTTGCAAATGAGGGTACCCTTTTTTTAGATGAGATAGGAGAAATGCCTTTTGAAATTCAAGCAAAATTGCTTAGAGCTTTGCAAGAAAGGGAGATTACCAGGCTTGGTGGCACTAAGAGTATAAAGATAAATGTGAGGATTATTTCAGCCACAAATGCAAATATAGAAGAAAAAATTAAAAATAATGAATTTAGAAGCGATTTGTATTATAGATTAAACACAGTTCCTATACAAATTCCACCACTTAGGCAAAGAAAAGAAGAAATTTTAGAAATAGCACAAAGGGTTTTAGAAGATACTTGCAAAGAGTATGATTTTGCTAAAAAAAGCATAAGCAAGGAGGCTAAAGAGGCCTTGTTAGATTATGATTATCCGGGCAATATCAGAGAGCTTATATCCATAGTGCAAAGGGCTTGTATCTTAAGCGAGGTCGATGAGATAAGCAGTGATGATTTGTTTTTAGAAAGTAGAAAAATAAAAGATATTAAGGATATGGAAAAAGATCTTTTGGTTGAGGTTTTAGCAAGCGTTGATAACGATTTAAGCAAGGCCTGCGAGCTTTTAGGTCTTAGTAAAAATAAATTAGAAGAAAAGATTAAAAAATACAAATTAAATTGA
- a CDS encoding aspartate-semialdehyde dehydrogenase, with protein MKKFNIAIVGATGAVGEELLTVLEEFDFPVNEILALASSNSVGSTVNFKDKEIVVKELTHDVFKEHKVDIAFFSAGGSVSAEFAQDAVNSGAVVIDNTSYFRMQDDVPLVVPEVNEEDISLYKKRGIIANPNCSTIQMVHILSPLDKLYNLKRVDVSTYQAASGAGAKGMRELSDGLREFFSFKLHDFKAKVFPHTLALNLIPHIDSFDEDSSYTKEELKMINETQKIMHKKMAISATCVRVPVLRSHSESLTLTFAKEVDVDEARKALSKEKHIVLMDNIKNLKYPMPLFTANTNETYVGRIRLDLHSKKILHLWCVADQIRVGAATNAVRIALKLIKNKEFKASHS; from the coding sequence GTGAAAAAATTTAATATAGCTATAGTCGGTGCTACGGGTGCTGTTGGAGAGGAGCTTTTGACTGTATTAGAGGAGTTTGATTTTCCTGTTAATGAAATTTTAGCTCTAGCAAGCAGTAACAGCGTAGGCAGTACTGTGAATTTTAAGGATAAAGAAATAGTTGTAAAAGAGCTAACTCATGATGTCTTTAAAGAACATAAGGTCGATATAGCCTTTTTTTCAGCAGGAGGTTCTGTGTCAGCTGAATTTGCACAAGATGCGGTTAATAGTGGTGCTGTTGTGATTGATAATACGAGTTATTTTAGAATGCAAGATGATGTTCCTTTGGTTGTGCCTGAGGTAAATGAAGAGGATATAAGCTTGTATAAAAAGAGAGGAATTATTGCTAATCCAAACTGCTCCACCATACAAATGGTTCATATCCTAAGCCCTCTTGATAAGCTTTACAATCTTAAAAGGGTTGATGTAAGCACCTATCAAGCAGCAAGTGGTGCTGGTGCTAAGGGCATGAGAGAACTAAGTGATGGGCTTAGGGAGTTTTTTTCTTTTAAGCTGCATGATTTTAAGGCCAAGGTTTTTCCTCACACTTTAGCTTTAAATTTGATACCGCATATAGATTCTTTTGATGAGGATAGTTCTTACACAAAAGAGGAACTAAAGATGATAAATGAAACTCAAAAGATTATGCACAAGAAAATGGCTATTTCGGCAACCTGCGTTAGAGTGCCTGTTCTACGCTCTCATAGCGAAAGCCTTACCCTAACTTTTGCCAAAGAAGTTGATGTTGATGAGGCAAGAAAGGCTTTGTCAAAGGAAAAACATATAGTTTTGATGGATAATATAAAAAATTTAAAATACCCTATGCCTCTTTTTACAGCTAATACAAATGAAACTTATGTTGGTAGAATAAGGCTTGATTTGCATTCTAAAAAGATTTTGCACCTTTGGTGTGTGGCGGATCAGATTAGAGTAGGGGCTGCGACAAATGCTGTTCGCATAGCTTTGAAACTAATTAAAAATAAGGAATTTAAAGCTTCTCACTCATAA